The following coding sequences lie in one Pseudomonas syringae CC1557 genomic window:
- a CDS encoding YbaN family protein: MKKRPVLLSWPGFLNQPVETMTYKPPGSRISRLLYGILAYTALGIGIVAIFVPGLPTTEFILLAAWAATRSSPRLNAWLENHRVFGPILYNWRNGRLVARKAKISATISMLVCAVVMLSLIGHAWWLYLALSGMALGNIWIWSRPEPAKADR; encoded by the coding sequence ATGAAAAAGCGCCCGGTGCTGTTAAGCTGGCCGGGCTTTCTGAACCAGCCTGTAGAGACCATGACGTACAAACCACCCGGCTCACGAATTTCACGCCTTTTATATGGCATCCTCGCCTATACCGCGCTCGGCATAGGCATCGTTGCGATCTTTGTTCCTGGCCTGCCGACCACTGAATTCATTCTGCTGGCTGCCTGGGCAGCAACACGCAGTTCGCCGCGACTGAATGCCTGGCTGGAAAACCATCGCGTATTCGGGCCAATCCTGTACAACTGGCGTAATGGCAGACTGGTTGCCCGCAAGGCCAAGATCAGCGCAACCATCAGCATGCTGGTGTGTGCAGTGGTCATGCTGAGCCTGATCGGTCACGCCTGGTGGCTGTATCTGGCCCTGAGCGGGATGGCGCTGGGCAATATATGGATATGGTCGAGACCGGAACCGGCCAAAGCGGACCGCTGA
- a CDS encoding DUF5064 family protein encodes MYEPGHLHLTHVALQPSDISYDIHLRYDVNEDPREGTSMHFTMQGEIGGKPFEEQFQLTRDLAFNFAHDASRIAIRHGLPNSAALPIASHKDYDQMFEDIRNKLNIKSGEPVKPEHLE; translated from the coding sequence ATGTACGAGCCAGGCCATCTACATCTCACCCACGTAGCGCTGCAACCGTCGGATATCAGCTATGACATCCACCTGCGCTACGACGTGAACGAAGACCCCAGAGAAGGCACCTCCATGCATTTCACCATGCAAGGTGAAATCGGTGGCAAACCGTTTGAAGAGCAATTCCAGCTGACCCGCGACCTGGCATTCAACTTCGCCCACGACGCCAGCCGCATCGCCATCAGACATGGCCTGCCCAATTCCGCCGCACTGCCAATTGCCAGTCACAAAGACTACGACCAGATGTTCGAAGACATTCGCAACAAACTGAACATCAAATCCGGCGAGCCTGTGAAGCCGGAGCATCTGGAGTAG
- a CDS encoding sigma-54-dependent transcriptional regulator: MRIHVSFIDRVGITQEVLAILGGRNLNLDAVEMVPPNVYIDAPTLSHQMLEELKDALFRVRGVEAITVVDILPGQRRHLQLDALLAAMTDPVLALDSAGHVLLANPALIALIGREPAGESIDELLAAPGLQTTLLENGFRLPLREITLDGEALLLDATPITEAGALITLYLPSRIGERLSALHHDHAEGFDALLGDSAAIRTLKARAQRVATLDAPLLIQGETGTGKELVARACHASSARHGEPFLALNCAALPENLAESELFGYAPGAFTGAARGGKPGLMELANQGTVFLDEIGEMSPYLQAKLLRFLNDGSFRRVGGDREIRVNVRILSATHRDLEKMVSEGTFREDLFYRLNVLNLHVPPLRERGQDILLLARYFMEQACAQIQRPVCRLTHATYPALLGNRWPGNVRQLQNVIFRAAAICEATHVDIGDLDIAGTAVARQNDAPIDSLENAVAAFEKELLEKLYTDYPSTRQLAARLQTSHTAIAQRLRKYGISARP; this comes from the coding sequence ATGCGCATTCACGTCAGCTTCATCGATCGCGTCGGCATCACCCAGGAAGTGCTGGCCATTCTGGGTGGGCGCAATCTGAATCTGGACGCAGTGGAAATGGTGCCGCCCAACGTCTACATCGATGCGCCAACCCTCAGCCATCAGATGCTCGAAGAACTCAAGGATGCGCTGTTCAGGGTCAGGGGCGTCGAAGCGATCACAGTCGTGGATATCCTCCCCGGACAGCGACGCCACCTGCAACTGGACGCGCTGCTCGCCGCGATGACCGACCCGGTGCTCGCGCTGGACAGTGCGGGGCATGTGTTGCTGGCCAATCCCGCGCTCATCGCCCTCATTGGTCGTGAGCCGGCAGGTGAATCCATCGACGAACTGCTGGCAGCACCCGGTCTGCAGACAACATTGTTGGAAAACGGCTTTCGGCTGCCGTTGCGCGAGATCACCCTGGACGGTGAAGCGTTGTTGCTCGATGCGACACCGATCACCGAAGCAGGCGCGCTGATCACGCTCTACCTGCCCAGCCGGATCGGCGAACGTCTGTCGGCCTTGCACCATGATCACGCCGAAGGTTTCGATGCCTTGCTGGGCGACTCAGCGGCTATCCGCACGCTCAAGGCCCGTGCACAACGCGTTGCGACGCTGGACGCCCCCTTGCTGATTCAGGGTGAGACCGGCACCGGCAAGGAACTTGTGGCCCGAGCCTGCCATGCCAGCAGTGCACGCCATGGCGAGCCGTTCCTAGCGTTGAATTGTGCGGCGCTCCCGGAAAATCTGGCTGAAAGCGAGCTGTTTGGCTACGCCCCCGGTGCGTTTACCGGTGCCGCGCGCGGCGGCAAGCCGGGACTCATGGAACTGGCCAACCAAGGCACCGTCTTCCTTGACGAGATCGGCGAAATGTCGCCTTACCTGCAAGCCAAACTGCTGCGTTTTCTTAACGACGGCAGCTTTCGGCGCGTTGGCGGGGATAGAGAAATCAGGGTCAATGTACGGATATTGAGCGCAACCCATCGCGACCTGGAAAAAATGGTCAGCGAAGGCACATTCCGCGAAGACCTGTTTTATCGACTTAACGTCCTCAACCTGCACGTACCGCCGTTGCGTGAGCGTGGTCAGGACATTCTGTTGCTGGCCCGCTACTTCATGGAACAGGCCTGCGCACAGATCCAGCGCCCGGTCTGCAGACTGACGCACGCCACCTACCCTGCCCTGCTGGGCAACCGCTGGCCGGGCAATGTGCGGCAATTACAAAACGTGATATTTCGTGCGGCTGCCATCTGCGAAGCCACTCATGTGGATATAGGCGACCTGGACATTGCAGGCACCGCAGTGGCCCGTCAGAACGACGCCCCTATTGACAGCCTAGAGAACGCTGTAGCGGCATTTGAAAAGGAATTGCTGGAAAAGCTTTACACAGATTATCCCTCCACACGCCAACTTGCGGCCCGCCTGCAAACCTCCCATACCGCCATCGCACAGCGCCTGCGAAAGTACGGAATATCTGCCAGGCCATAG
- a CDS encoding PAS domain-containing sensor histidine kinase → MQTPPVDLQAAEPQSRAETIVESRRQKILLKTGALQDAIFNSAYFSSIATDEHGVIQIFNVGAERMLGYHSEDVVDKITPADISDPAELIIRAAALSHELNTPITPGFEALVFKASRGIEDIYELTYIRKDGSRLSAMVSVTSLRDNTETIIGYLLIGTDNTARKQEEEAQALLDQRLRDQQFYTRSLIESNIDALMMTDPQGIISDVNKQMMALTGRTRDELIGAPCKNFFTDPASADAAIKRVISEHKVSDYELTVRAYDGTETVVSYNAATFHDRDRKLKGVFAAARDVTERKRFERTLEEKNIELEHASHMKSEFLATMSHELRTPLNAIIGFSEALKDGMVGDMSDAQRGYIGDIFNSGQHLLSLINDILDLSKVEAGMMSLELEQVDLDELLSNSLLIVREQAALQRIQLKLETEADFGLLELDRRKTKQIVYNLLANAVKFSAPGDWVTLSVRQVPSAQAGVLDGDWPTHVFPLPPGDYEQFLELSVSDTGIGIAQSDMNKLFKAFSQIDSGLARKFEGTGLGLAMVKQLAELHGGSVAVASVKDLGARFVVWLPIRKPAPREAQWLTS, encoded by the coding sequence ATGCAAACCCCGCCAGTAGACCTCCAGGCCGCCGAGCCGCAGTCTCGTGCCGAAACGATCGTCGAGTCCAGACGGCAGAAAATCCTGCTGAAAACCGGTGCACTTCAGGATGCCATTTTCAACAGTGCCTATTTCTCCAGCATCGCCACCGATGAACATGGCGTTATCCAGATTTTCAACGTCGGCGCCGAACGCATGCTCGGTTATCACTCCGAAGACGTGGTCGACAAAATCACCCCGGCGGATATTTCCGACCCTGCCGAGCTGATCATCCGTGCCGCAGCGCTGAGCCATGAGCTGAACACACCTATCACGCCGGGCTTTGAGGCGCTGGTGTTCAAGGCCTCGCGTGGCATCGAAGACATCTACGAGCTGACCTACATCCGCAAGGATGGCAGTCGCCTGTCGGCGATGGTGTCGGTGACATCATTGCGCGACAACACCGAAACCATCATTGGCTACCTGCTCATTGGCACCGATAACACGGCGCGCAAACAGGAGGAAGAAGCCCAGGCATTGCTCGATCAGCGTCTTCGGGACCAGCAGTTCTACACCCGCTCGCTGATCGAATCGAACATTGATGCGCTGATGATGACCGACCCGCAGGGCATCATTTCCGACGTCAACAAACAGATGATGGCCCTGACCGGGCGCACCCGTGACGAGTTGATCGGCGCTCCCTGCAAGAACTTTTTTACAGACCCGGCAAGCGCCGATGCGGCGATCAAACGCGTGATCAGCGAGCACAAGGTCAGCGATTACGAGCTGACCGTGCGCGCCTACGACGGCACCGAAACAGTCGTGTCGTACAACGCCGCGACCTTTCATGATCGTGATCGCAAGCTCAAGGGTGTGTTTGCCGCTGCTCGCGACGTGACCGAGCGCAAGCGTTTCGAACGCACGCTGGAAGAGAAAAACATCGAGCTGGAGCATGCCAGCCACATGAAGTCCGAGTTTCTGGCAACGATGTCCCATGAATTGCGCACCCCATTGAACGCAATCATCGGCTTTTCGGAAGCCCTGAAGGACGGAATGGTCGGCGACATGAGTGACGCCCAGCGTGGCTATATCGGCGACATTTTCAACAGTGGCCAGCATTTGCTCTCGCTGATCAACGACATTCTTGACCTGTCCAAGGTTGAGGCCGGCATGATGAGCCTGGAGCTGGAGCAGGTCGATCTGGACGAACTGTTGAGCAACAGCCTGCTGATCGTCCGCGAACAGGCAGCGCTGCAGCGCATTCAATTGAAGTTGGAAACCGAAGCCGACTTCGGCCTGCTGGAGCTCGACCGACGCAAGACCAAGCAGATCGTCTACAACCTGCTGGCCAACGCGGTCAAGTTCAGCGCTCCGGGTGACTGGGTAACACTGTCGGTGCGACAGGTGCCGAGCGCACAGGCTGGCGTGCTTGATGGCGACTGGCCGACGCACGTATTTCCGCTGCCACCCGGTGACTACGAGCAGTTTCTGGAACTGAGCGTCAGTGACACCGGTATAGGCATCGCCCAGAGCGACATGAACAAGCTGTTCAAGGCGTTCAGTCAGATCGACAGTGGCCTGGCGCGTAAATTCGAAGGCACGGGGCTCGGTCTGGCGATGGTCAAGCAACTGGCCGAACTGCATGGCGGTAGCGTTGCGGTGGCCAGTGTCAAAGACTTGGGCGCGCGCTTCGTGGTCTGGCTGCCGATTCGCAAACCCGCTCCCAGGGAGGCGCAGTGGCTCACATCATGA
- a CDS encoding response regulator, whose amino-acid sequence MAHIMIVEDNAANMRLAQLLLTSAGHVVLCATDAETGLKLAREHQPDLILMDIQLPEMDGLKATSLLKNDASTAAIPVVALTAMAMKEDEEKIRLAGCNAYIIKPLRYQELYRVIDALLDKSPAQQPTT is encoded by the coding sequence GTGGCTCACATCATGATCGTCGAAGATAACGCAGCCAACATGCGTCTGGCCCAGTTGCTGCTGACTAGCGCCGGGCATGTCGTGCTGTGTGCAACGGACGCCGAGACCGGCCTGAAACTGGCTCGCGAGCATCAGCCTGATCTGATCCTGATGGACATTCAGTTGCCGGAAATGGACGGCCTGAAAGCCACCTCATTATTGAAGAACGACGCCAGCACCGCAGCAATACCTGTGGTCGCACTGACTGCGATGGCGATGAAGGAAGACGAAGAGAAAATCCGCCTGGCAGGCTGCAACGCCTACATCATCAAGCCCCTGCGCTATCAGGAGTTGTACCGGGTTATCGATGCCCTCCTCGACAAAAGCCCGGCCCAACAGCCAACTACCTGA
- a CDS encoding putative bifunctional diguanylate cyclase/phosphodiesterase, with amino-acid sequence MTESAATILIVDDDVHVRDLLEVLLKNQGYRTLTAESGLVALEMVDLHAPDLILLDIMMPGMDGYEVAEQLKAGKNTANIPIIMLSALDEQSARLSGLEAGAEEYLNKPVDSAELWLRVRNLLRLKSFGDYLKSHSLILEEQLQQRTIDLERFRTVMDASEDAIFLINRNTMSLIEFNRRACQLLGYTAEELAHKTPAELGETSMENLEVVYDKIIAGKGPSEPLETQIRDKSGRDVEVEIHRQAYRTGEDWVIVGIVRDITRRKESDQRLLTMAHYDTLTGLPNRDLFFTSLQMGLTQAAISRWKLAVLTVNLDGFKNINETWGHVLGDQVLLEVSHRLSECLNASDTLGRVDGDQFALILMIRVGQADTRQTLERIRKALRVPFLVEGQSIVMTASIGIALYPEDGEDAHELVRHAYTAMNSAKKIGPDTYRFYTAQMNADVSARLDLEAALRDALEKHAFEIVYQPKLNLVTGQICGLEALLRWPRPGQQGVSPAVFVPVLESLGLIGEVGNWVVDRVCAQIAQWQRSGLGLFQVAVNISGQQISNSSLVADIRQALIRHRVEPQWLEVELTESSLMENTSHTIATLETLRASGVSISIDDFGTGYSSLAYLRRFPIDKLKIDIAFIREVTSNPQDAAIARAIIELAHSLGLKVIAEGVETPEQLAFLRKNQCDQIQGYLISKPLPLAELETFLSTPKKQFG; translated from the coding sequence ATGACCGAGAGCGCCGCAACGATCCTGATTGTCGATGACGATGTGCATGTACGGGACCTGCTGGAAGTTCTGCTGAAGAACCAGGGCTACCGCACGCTGACTGCAGAGTCGGGGCTAGTGGCGCTGGAGATGGTCGACCTTCATGCACCGGACCTGATCCTGCTGGACATCATGATGCCCGGCATGGACGGCTATGAGGTCGCCGAGCAACTGAAGGCCGGAAAAAACACGGCCAATATCCCGATCATCATGCTCTCGGCACTCGACGAGCAAAGCGCGCGTCTGTCCGGGCTTGAAGCAGGTGCCGAGGAATATCTCAACAAACCCGTGGACAGTGCCGAACTGTGGTTACGGGTGCGCAACCTGCTGAGACTCAAATCGTTTGGCGATTACCTGAAAAGCCACAGCCTGATTCTCGAAGAGCAATTGCAACAGCGCACCATCGATCTGGAACGCTTTCGTACGGTAATGGACGCTTCGGAAGATGCGATCTTCCTGATCAATCGCAACACCATGAGCCTGATCGAATTCAACCGCAGGGCCTGTCAGTTGCTGGGCTATACCGCCGAGGAACTGGCGCACAAGACGCCTGCAGAGCTGGGCGAAACCTCCATGGAGAACCTGGAGGTGGTGTACGACAAGATCATTGCCGGTAAAGGCCCCAGCGAACCGCTGGAAACCCAGATTCGGGACAAAAGCGGTCGCGATGTTGAAGTGGAAATTCACCGCCAGGCGTATCGCACTGGTGAAGACTGGGTGATCGTCGGCATCGTCCGTGATATCACCCGACGCAAGGAAAGCGATCAACGCCTGCTGACCATGGCCCACTACGACACGCTGACCGGCCTGCCGAACCGTGACCTGTTTTTCACCAGCCTGCAGATGGGCCTTACCCAGGCCGCCATAAGTCGCTGGAAGCTCGCGGTGCTGACCGTCAACCTGGACGGTTTCAAGAACATCAATGAAACCTGGGGCCACGTGCTGGGCGATCAGGTATTGCTGGAAGTCAGCCATCGCCTGTCGGAGTGCCTGAATGCCAGCGACACGCTCGGACGCGTGGACGGTGATCAGTTTGCGTTGATTCTGATGATCCGCGTCGGCCAGGCCGATACCCGCCAGACACTTGAGCGCATTCGTAAAGCATTGCGAGTGCCTTTTCTGGTCGAGGGTCAAAGCATCGTAATGACCGCCAGTATCGGCATCGCGCTTTATCCGGAAGACGGCGAAGACGCACACGAGCTGGTCAGACACGCGTACACCGCGATGAACAGTGCGAAGAAGATCGGCCCGGACACCTACCGGTTTTATACCGCGCAGATGAACGCAGACGTCTCGGCGCGCCTGGACCTTGAAGCCGCCTTGCGCGATGCCTTGGAAAAACACGCGTTCGAGATTGTCTACCAACCCAAGCTTAACCTCGTCACCGGCCAGATATGCGGGCTGGAAGCCTTGCTGCGCTGGCCGCGCCCAGGCCAGCAAGGCGTATCGCCGGCGGTTTTCGTTCCGGTACTGGAAAGCCTCGGGCTGATCGGTGAGGTCGGCAACTGGGTAGTCGATCGTGTCTGCGCCCAGATTGCGCAGTGGCAACGCTCGGGGCTGGGGCTGTTCCAGGTGGCAGTCAATATCTCCGGCCAGCAGATTTCCAACAGCAGCCTGGTCGCCGATATCCGTCAGGCGCTGATACGTCATCGGGTCGAACCGCAGTGGCTGGAAGTGGAACTGACAGAAAGCTCGCTGATGGAAAATACCTCTCACACCATTGCGACCCTGGAAACCCTGAGGGCCAGCGGGGTCAGTATTTCCATCGACGATTTCGGTACCGGCTATTCAAGTCTGGCGTACCTGCGCCGATTCCCTATCGACAAGCTTAAAATCGACATTGCTTTCATTCGCGAAGTGACCAGCAACCCACAGGACGCGGCGATTGCCCGAGCAATCATCGAACTGGCACACAGCCTGGGTCTGAAGGTCATTGCCGAAGGCGTGGAAACGCCTGAGCAACTGGCATTTCTGCGGAAAAATCAGTGCGATCAGATTCAGGGTTACCTGATCAGCAAGCCGCTGCCGCTAGCAGAGCTTGAAACGTTTTTAAGTACACCGAAAAAGCAGTTCGGGTAG
- the gcvH gene encoding glycine cleavage system protein GcvH — protein sequence MSELRFTVDHEWLRAETDGSVTVGITPYAQESLGDVVFVQLPELQTYTQHAEVSVVESVKAASSINMPLDGEVVDVNSALDATPELVNEDALGAGWFFRFIPQDATAINGLLDQDAYDRLIKANAEA from the coding sequence ATGAGCGAGTTGCGATTTACCGTTGATCACGAGTGGCTGCGTGCCGAAACCGATGGCAGCGTGACGGTTGGCATCACGCCGTACGCCCAAGAGTCGCTTGGCGATGTGGTTTTCGTACAGCTTCCGGAATTGCAGACCTACACTCAACACGCCGAAGTGTCGGTGGTGGAGTCGGTAAAAGCTGCCAGCAGCATCAACATGCCACTTGACGGTGAAGTGGTCGACGTCAATTCGGCGCTCGACGCTACGCCAGAGCTGGTCAACGAAGACGCGCTTGGCGCAGGCTGGTTCTTTCGCTTCATCCCGCAAGATGCCACGGCCATCAACGGCCTGCTGGATCAGGACGCCTACGACCGCCTGATCAAAGCCAACGCCGAAGCCTGA
- the gcvP gene encoding aminomethyl-transferring glycine dehydrogenase has product MTDPIQLTTANEFIARHIGPRADDEQAMLQTLGFDSIEALSDSVIPESIKGTSVLNLPAGQSEADALASIKAIASKNQLFKTYIGQGYYNTHTPAPILRNLLENPAWYTAYTPYQPEISQGRLESLLNFQTLISDLTGLPIANASLLDEATAAAEAMTFCKRLSKNKGSQQFFASSHCHPQTLDVLRTRAEPLGITVVVADEADLGDVSDYFGALLQYPASNGDVFDYRELIERFHSANALVAVAADLLALTLLTPPGEFGADVAIGSAQRFGVPLGFGGPHAAYFSTRDAFKRDMPGRLVGVSVDRHGKQALRLAMQTREQHIRREKATSNICTAQVLLANIASMYAVYHGPRGLTQIAKRVHQLTAILAEGLSQLGLKAEQAFFFDSLTLVTGSKTAALHAAARARHINLREIDDQRLGLSLDETTSQSAVETLWEIFASDGQSVPDFAALADSVQSRLPTALLRQSSILSHPVFNRYHSETELMRYLRKLADKDLALDRTMIPLGSCTMKLNAASEMIPVTWAEFGNLHPFAPAEQSAGYQQLTDELEAMLCAATGYDAISLQPNAGSQGEYAGLLAIRAYHQSRGDQHRDICLIPSSAHGTNPATANMAGMRVVVTACDARGNVDIEDLRAKAVQHRDQLAAMMITYPSTHGVFEEGIREICAIVHDNGGQVYIDGANMNAMVGLCAPGKFGGDVSHLNLHKTFCIPHGGGGPGVGPIGVKSHLAPFMPGHARMERKEGAVCAAPFGSASILPITWMYIRMMGGEGLKRASQLAILNANYISRRLEEHYPVLYTGTNGLVAHECILDLRPIKDSSGISVDDVAKRLIDFGFHAPTMSFPVAGTLMIEPTESESREELDRFCDAMIKIREEIRAVEDGTLDKEDNPLKNAPHTAAEIVGQWSHPYSREQAVYPVASLIENKYWPPVGRVDNVFGDRNLVCACPSIESYQEA; this is encoded by the coding sequence ATGACTGACCCTATTCAACTGACCACTGCCAACGAATTCATCGCCCGCCACATTGGCCCACGCGCTGACGACGAACAGGCGATGCTGCAAACGCTCGGTTTTGACTCCATCGAAGCGCTCAGCGATAGCGTGATTCCGGAAAGCATCAAGGGCACCAGCGTGCTCAACCTGCCTGCCGGACAGAGCGAAGCTGATGCGCTGGCGTCCATCAAAGCCATCGCCAGCAAGAACCAGCTGTTCAAGACCTACATTGGCCAGGGTTACTACAACACCCACACACCGGCCCCGATCCTGCGCAACCTGCTGGAAAACCCGGCCTGGTACACCGCATACACGCCCTACCAGCCAGAGATTTCGCAAGGCCGTCTTGAGTCGCTGCTCAATTTCCAGACCCTGATCAGCGACCTGACCGGCCTGCCGATTGCCAACGCCTCGTTGCTCGACGAAGCCACTGCAGCGGCGGAAGCGATGACGTTCTGCAAGCGCCTGAGCAAAAACAAGGGCAGCCAGCAGTTCTTCGCCTCCAGCCACTGCCACCCGCAGACCCTCGATGTATTGCGCACCCGCGCCGAGCCGCTGGGTATCACGGTTGTTGTCGCAGATGAGGCAGACCTGGGCGATGTCAGCGATTATTTCGGTGCGCTGCTGCAATACCCGGCCAGCAATGGCGACGTGTTCGATTACCGCGAGCTTATCGAACGTTTCCACAGTGCCAACGCGCTGGTAGCGGTCGCGGCGGACCTGCTGGCCCTGACCCTGCTGACCCCTCCAGGCGAGTTTGGCGCAGACGTGGCCATCGGCAGCGCGCAACGCTTTGGCGTACCGCTGGGCTTCGGCGGCCCGCATGCGGCCTATTTCTCGACGCGCGACGCATTCAAGCGTGATATGCCAGGCCGTCTGGTCGGTGTGTCGGTGGATCGCCACGGCAAGCAGGCCCTGCGCCTCGCAATGCAGACCCGCGAACAGCATATTCGTCGCGAGAAGGCCACCAGCAACATCTGCACCGCGCAAGTTTTGCTGGCCAACATCGCCAGCATGTACGCGGTGTATCACGGCCCGCGCGGCCTGACGCAGATCGCCAAGCGCGTTCATCAGTTGACGGCAATCCTTGCCGAAGGCTTGAGCCAGCTGGGCCTGAAAGCCGAACAAGCCTTCTTTTTTGACAGCCTGACGCTCGTTACCGGCAGCAAAACCGCCGCACTGCACGCCGCCGCCCGCGCCCGCCACATCAACCTGCGCGAGATCGACGATCAGCGTCTGGGCCTGTCACTTGACGAGACCACCTCGCAGTCGGCGGTCGAAACGTTGTGGGAAATCTTCGCCAGCGATGGTCAGAGCGTTCCGGACTTCGCCGCACTGGCGGACAGCGTTCAGTCGCGTCTGCCGACAGCCCTGCTGCGCCAATCGTCGATTCTCAGCCACCCGGTATTCAACCGCTATCACTCTGAAACCGAACTGATGCGCTACCTGCGCAAGCTGGCCGACAAGGACCTGGCGCTGGACCGAACCATGATCCCGCTCGGCTCGTGCACCATGAAACTCAACGCGGCCAGCGAAATGATCCCGGTGACCTGGGCCGAGTTCGGCAACCTGCACCCGTTCGCGCCTGCCGAGCAAAGCGCCGGTTATCAGCAACTGACCGATGAACTGGAAGCCATGCTCTGCGCCGCCACCGGTTATGACGCGATCTCGCTGCAGCCCAACGCCGGCTCGCAGGGTGAATATGCCGGTCTGCTGGCGATCCGCGCCTACCATCAGAGCCGTGGCGATCAACACCGTGATATCTGCCTGATCCCCTCATCGGCCCATGGCACCAACCCGGCAACTGCCAACATGGCGGGTATGCGCGTGGTAGTGACCGCCTGCGATGCACGCGGCAACGTCGACATCGAAGACCTGCGCGCCAAGGCCGTTCAGCATCGCGACCAGCTTGCGGCCATGATGATCACCTACCCGTCGACCCACGGCGTGTTCGAAGAAGGCATCCGCGAAATCTGCGCCATCGTTCATGACAATGGAGGCCAGGTGTACATCGATGGCGCGAACATGAACGCGATGGTTGGCCTGTGCGCGCCGGGCAAGTTCGGCGGCGACGTCTCGCACCTCAACCTGCACAAGACATTCTGCATCCCGCACGGCGGCGGCGGCCCTGGCGTCGGTCCGATTGGCGTCAAGTCGCACCTCGCACCGTTCATGCCCGGTCACGCTCGCATGGAGCGCAAGGAAGGCGCGGTCTGCGCGGCACCATTCGGCAGCGCCAGCATCCTGCCGATTACCTGGATGTACATTCGTATGATGGGGGGCGAAGGCCTCAAGCGCGCTTCACAACTGGCGATTCTCAACGCCAACTACATCTCGCGTCGCCTGGAAGAGCACTACCCGGTGCTGTACACCGGCACCAACGGTCTGGTGGCACACGAATGCATTCTTGACCTGCGCCCGATCAAGGACAGCAGCGGTATCAGCGTCGACGACGTGGCCAAGCGCCTGATCGACTTCGGTTTCCACGCGCCGACCATGTCGTTCCCGGTTGCCGGAACCCTGATGATCGAGCCGACCGAGAGCGAATCCCGAGAAGAGCTGGACCGTTTCTGCGACGCCATGATCAAGATCCGCGAAGAAATCCGTGCAGTCGAGGACGGCACGCTGGACAAGGAAGACAACCCGCTGAAGAACGCGCCGCATACCGCTGCAGAAATCGTCGGCCAGTGGAGCCACCCTTACAGCCGTGAACAGGCGGTGTACCCGGTCGCCTCGTTGATCGAGAACAAGTACTGGCCTCCGGTCGGACGTGTCGACAACGTGTTCGGCGACCGCAACCTGGTCTGTGCCTGCCCGTCCATCGAGAGCTATCAGGAAGCCTGA